One Peromyscus eremicus chromosome 17, PerEre_H2_v1, whole genome shotgun sequence genomic window, CGtgtgttttaactttttttttctttttctctttcaagtttTCCGGTCACCAGGCCCATCACCTCTTCCACCCCAGGGTCCCGTGAAGTCCAACAACGTCGTGACCGTCACAGGGATATCCTTGTGCTTGTTCATCATCATCGCCACCGTGCTCATCACACTCTGGAGGAGGTTCGGCAGAGCCCCCAAATGCAGCACCCCCGCCCGACACAACTCCATCCATTCGCCTGGCTTCCGGAAGAACTCGGATGAGGAGAACATCTGCGAGCTGAGCGAGCCTCGTGGAAGCTTCTCAGATGCGGGTGATGGACCCAGGGGAGGCCCAGGCGACACGGGCATCCCTTTGACATACAGGTGCAGTGCTCCGGGGGCTCCTGAGGACGAGGCCTCCGGCAGCGAGAGCTTCCAGTCCAACGCTCAGAAGATCATCCCACCCCTGTTCAGCTACCGCCTGGCCCAGCAGCAGTTgaaggagatgaagaagaaagggCTGACAGAGACCACCAAAGTGTACCACGTGTCTCAGAGTCCCCTGACGGACACTGTCCTGGATGCCACTGCCAGCCCTCCCTTAGACCTGGAGTGCCccgaagaagcagcagcagcagcagcagcaagcaagTTCCGAATCAAGTCTCCATTTGTGGACCAGCCTGTGCCAGGCCCCGGGGAAAGGCCCCCTTCCAGGCTGGATTGCATCGTGCCTCCGCCCAGCTGCGCAGTCAGTCCCAGCCAGACCCTGATCCGCAAGTCGCAGATGAGGTCGACTGTCGGGAGAGAGGGCTCATCTGAGAGGTGCCACTCCAGAAGTTCCCTCTTCAGGAGGACGGCTAGCTTTCATGAAACCAAGCAGTCCCGTCCTTTCCGGGAGAGGAGCTTGTCGGCGCTGACTCCCCGCCAGGTCCCCGCCTACAGTTCCCGGATGCGGACCTGGGACCAGATAGAGCATAGGTGTAGACCTCCCAGTGGAAGTGCTCACCTGCTTCCCGAGAGATCAGAACACTTCCAAGGGGCAGGCCGGACCAGCAGTCCCTTGGGCCCCCTCTCTAAATCCTACACCGTGGGGCATCCCAGGAGGAAACCGGACTCGGGGGATCGCCAGGCAGGAGCTGAGAAAGTGGAGCCTCCCCGCGCTCACAGGGGACCGTCCCCCAGTCACAGGAGTGTTTCAAGGAAGCAGTCTTCGCCCCTTTCCCCCAAAGACAGCTACCAGAAAGTCAGTCAGCTTAGCCCTTCTCACTTCAGAAAAGATAAATGCCAGAGCTTCCCCATCCACCCAGAGTTCGCCTTCTATGACAATACCTCTTTCCGCCTCACCGAGGCTGAGCAGAGAATGCTGGACCTCCCGGGATACTTCGGCTCCAACGAAGAGGATGAAACCACAAGTACACTTAGTGTGGAGAAGCTTGTCATCTAAGGCGAAGAAGCTGCAGGACCCACCCAGGACCCTTTACGTAAACCAACTGCCCACATACTTCTGTTAACTATATTGTGTAACTTTGTGGGAATTCGTTCactcagaggtgtgtgtgtgtgtgtgtgtgtgtgtgtgtgtgtgtgtgtgtgtgtaactcattAGGAAGAAGTTATTTACCCTGAACGTTCCTTGTTGGTATCCCTTTTCTATTGGCTTATTACCACTAATACAATTTAAATAAGGCAAATGTATGATGCATTTTGAACACTGCACTGGAGATGTTTCCAACTTTGGAATCTGGAAGCCTTTCCCAAAGGGGAGGAGCCTTCTGCTGCTGGCTGCCGTGCGCAAAACTATTATAGGAGTGATCTTGTAACTTGCTTTGTTGTGCAGTAAGAGCTAAACAAAGAGCCTAAAAAGTGGGCTACTTCTTTTGAAGTGTGTTACCAAGCGGCAAAAGTCCTTTCAGCCCAGTGGCCTAACGACTAGCCAGCCTCCACTTATATAGCTGCCTTTTCTTGTTTAGTGACCTCCCTCCGGCCACACCCATCCTGCCTTTCGATTGTTCTCCCTCTTGTAGAGTGTATCAGGATGTCGGCCGCTGGTGAGGTTACAGAGAAGGGGAAGTCACAGCTGTAAACACAGTAGTTTCAAACGTTAATATTTGTGGAACTGCTGCTTGGGCCATTTTTACTGAACATGAAAGCCCGCTTCCTTTGGAACAGCTGTAATGATGACTATCTGCTCTGCAGGAACAGGAGGGGTAGACTGTCCAGAGCTGTTGGACAACCGCTATGCATGGATGAAAGAAGAGCCAGGCTCAGGACTCTCCCGTTTCTTTATTTATCGTACCAGAAAGCTTTGTTCTTGATCCAAGCTCGCAGGCCTGTGTGCCAACCTTTGACACAGAGGGCACGTGCTCACTTGTTCCAGATTTCCCAGTGAATCAGCCAGCAGCGTCAGACTGAGACCAAAGTGGCTTTGGAGAAATGGAAATGCAAGAAGAACACTGTAGGCTGAGAGGTTTTCTGTTAAGTGGTGTTCACCATCTACCTAGCCCAGTTTTCTGGGGCTCTCACTAGCAGTGAACCCCTGCCTCTGAGAGAAGAGGTGTTTCAGCCGTCTTTAACGTGTAAGTTGTACATTTCAGTAGGcagattttctgtttcttgcACTGTGTCTCCGTGTATTAGCCCCAGTACTGGAATAGGGACTGAGTAAAGATAGAGTAAATGGCCAGTTGGTGAAATGCCTTCAAAACCATTTGTGGTTGAATTAGAATGATTCCTTATAATACTTCACACCATAAATCATTATAAAGGAAATATGTTCATGAGAGACTATGAGATTTTAGTTTATAGAGGTCTCCACAAATggaagttttgttgttttcttttcaatcttTACTTTTTGGTGTTACCGACTTGTGTGTTCCCAGCCATCCTCTGAACTCTCAGTGATGCCTTCCCAACATTTTGCTAGTTCTGTGTTTCAGATTCTTTCACTATATGTGACCTTGGCAATCTGGACAAGCacgtttatatatttattgtctgTGTCCCAACCAGTCATAACTCTCTGTGATGTGTCTGTGCTCACTTACCTGAGAAGAAAGgttctttttaaatatagtttttattctaaaatttaaaaattaaaatttattccagaaatttatacaaatattatatttacatcatttccaccccttcctcttccctttctaaatgctccctctcaaattcataactctgtgtgtgtgtgtgtatgtgtgtgtgtgtgtgtctgtgtcgcGTGCGTGACTGGCCAGTTGGGATTGAATTGAGCCCTGTCagggcttgtccctggagaaaaaTTCCctgtctctcagcagccattgttTGCCCAGGGCTCTTCATCTAGGATTGGGGCCTTGAGAAATGTCCCAGATCCTGTTGGCACGTTAACTAGTGTCATTGATCCTGTTGGCATGTTAACTAGTGTCATTGATCCTGTTGCACGTTAACTAGTGTCCCCGATCTTGTTGGCACGTTAACTAGTGTCATTGATCTGTTGGCATGTTAACTAGTGTCCCCGATCCTGTTGGCATGTTAACTAGTGTCCCCGATCCTGTTGGCATGTTAACTAGTGTCGCCGATCTTGTTGGCATGTTAACTAGTGTCATTGATCTGTTGGCATGTTAACTAGTGTCCCCGATCCTGTTGGCATGTTAACTAGTGTCGCCGATCTTGTTGGCATGTTAACTAGTGTCATTGATCTGTTGGCATGTTAACTAGTGTCGCCGATCCTGTTGGCATGTTAACTAGTGTCCCCGATCCTGTTGGCGTGTTAACTAGTGTCCCCGATCCTGTTGGCATGTTAACTAGTGTCATTGATCTGTTGGCATGTTAACTAGTGTCCCCGATCCTGTTGGCGTGTTAACCAGTGTCGCCATTGTAC contains:
- the Thsd1 gene encoding thrombospondin type-1 domain-containing protein 1, which produces MKPMLKDFSNLLLVVLCDYVLGETEYLLLREPVHVALSNRTVSVGFRSLGDVNGTLRNVSVMLWAANTNQTLTTKHLLTNQSQGTLQFECFYFKEAGDYWFVMIPEVTDNSTQVPCWEKSAFLKVEWPVFHIDLNRTAKAAEGTFQVGFFTTQPLCLFPADKPDMLVDVVFTDSLPEAGTRGQPLEIRASKRTELAQGQWVEFGCAPIGVKAYATVSLKLWGQDSVITSTGPIDLAQKFGYKLTMAPEVTCESVVEVMVLPPPCVFVQGVLAVYKEAPRHPDERTFQLAENSLSLGERRTVFNCTLFDVGKNKYCFNYGISRKSHFSAKECMLIQRNIETWGPWQPWSQCSTTCGDAVRERRRVCLTSFPSRPSCSGMSSETSSCSLEECAVFRSPGPSPLPPQGPVKSNNVVTVTGISLCLFIIIATVLITLWRRFGRAPKCSTPARHNSIHSPGFRKNSDEENICELSEPRGSFSDAGDGPRGGPGDTGIPLTYRCSAPGAPEDEASGSESFQSNAQKIIPPLFSYRLAQQQLKEMKKKGLTETTKVYHVSQSPLTDTVLDATASPPLDLECPEEAAAAAAASKFRIKSPFVDQPVPGPGERPPSRLDCIVPPPSCAVSPSQTLIRKSQMRSTVGREGSSERCHSRSSLFRRTASFHETKQSRPFRERSLSALTPRQVPAYSSRMRTWDQIEHRCRPPSGSAHLLPERSEHFQGAGRTSSPLGPLSKSYTVGHPRRKPDSGDRQAGAEKVEPPRAHRGPSPSHRSVSRKQSSPLSPKDSYQKVSQLSPSHFRKDKCQSFPIHPEFAFYDNTSFRLTEAEQRMLDLPGYFGSNEEDETTSTLSVEKLVI